A single Paenibacillus sp. FSL R5-0517 DNA region contains:
- a CDS encoding Gfo/Idh/MocA family oxidoreductase, producing MTEVVERNKVRWGIMGTGWIASQFARDLEHAGNAVKAAVGSRTAGSAEKFAAEYGFARAYGSYDEMLQDPEVDIIYVATPHPVHKENVMACLEAGKAVLCEKPFTMNARQLEQLVETARERNLFLMEGMWTRFLPPIAQARAWIAEGRIGEVRLLQADFGFRAGWEPEGRLLNPDLGGGALLDAGVYPISFASMIFGEQPQHVWSTANIGETGVDEQFSVLLSYSEGRSASLSAAIRLNLSNEAVIYGTEGKIRLPLFLAGKEAYLHVNGQDEPEKFTDDRTCIGYAFEAEEAGRCILEGRTESNTIKLDESLEIMKLMDTIRGQWGLRYKSE from the coding sequence ATGACAGAAGTAGTGGAACGGAACAAAGTACGTTGGGGCATTATGGGCACGGGATGGATTGCATCCCAGTTTGCAAGGGATCTGGAGCATGCCGGGAACGCAGTGAAAGCAGCGGTAGGTTCGCGGACAGCGGGAAGCGCGGAGAAGTTTGCAGCTGAATATGGTTTTGCACGCGCTTACGGCTCGTATGATGAGATGCTTCAAGATCCTGAGGTAGATATTATCTATGTGGCAACACCACATCCTGTGCATAAGGAGAATGTCATGGCTTGCCTCGAGGCAGGTAAGGCGGTGCTCTGTGAAAAGCCGTTTACGATGAATGCGCGTCAACTGGAGCAACTGGTGGAGACGGCACGGGAGCGCAATCTTTTCCTGATGGAAGGGATGTGGACACGCTTTTTGCCGCCGATTGCTCAAGCCAGAGCATGGATCGCAGAAGGTCGAATTGGTGAAGTACGTTTGCTTCAGGCAGACTTTGGATTCCGTGCCGGTTGGGAGCCGGAAGGAAGGTTGCTTAATCCGGATCTGGGTGGAGGAGCTTTGCTTGATGCAGGGGTGTACCCGATCTCCTTTGCTTCGATGATCTTTGGCGAACAGCCCCAGCATGTATGGAGTACGGCCAATATTGGTGAGACGGGTGTGGATGAGCAGTTTTCCGTGCTGTTGTCCTATTCCGAGGGACGCTCTGCTTCATTGAGTGCGGCCATTCGTCTGAACCTCAGCAATGAAGCGGTCATATACGGTACGGAGGGCAAGATTCGTCTGCCTTTGTTCCTCGCGGGCAAAGAAGCTTATCTGCATGTGAACGGTCAGGACGAGCCGGAGAAATTCACGGATGATCGAACATGTATTGGTTATGCTTTTGAGGCAGAAGAAGCCGGACGCTGTATCCTCGAAGGTCGGACGGAGAGCAATACGATTAAACTGGACGAATCCCTGGAAATTATGAAACTGATGGACACGATTCGGGGTCAGTGGGGATTGCGTTACAAATCAGAGTAA
- a CDS encoding pyroglutamyl-peptidase I has protein sequence MVKILISGFEPFGGDTVNPTGALMEALANEVVEGAELKTVLLPVHFDECADLLIAEMEAYRPDVVIACGLAKGRTCITPERIAVNVKDIPPGSYADNQGQRSVDEPIVDGSPDGLFSTLPIRAMVNDMSAAGIPAAVSNTAGTYICNNTMYRLLDHIRVGQLPIRAGFVHFPASTEMAVLQPSVPSLPIPVMLDALRMMIRTIVAES, from the coding sequence ATGGTGAAAATTCTGATATCCGGGTTTGAACCTTTTGGCGGGGACACAGTGAATCCGACTGGAGCGTTAATGGAAGCTCTTGCGAACGAGGTGGTGGAGGGGGCTGAGCTAAAAACAGTACTGTTGCCCGTGCACTTCGATGAATGTGCAGACCTGCTCATCGCAGAGATGGAAGCCTATCGGCCGGATGTTGTTATCGCCTGTGGGCTGGCCAAGGGCAGAACATGCATCACACCGGAGCGTATTGCCGTGAATGTCAAAGACATTCCGCCTGGCTCCTACGCGGATAATCAGGGGCAACGTTCCGTGGACGAGCCCATTGTAGACGGCAGCCCAGACGGTTTGTTCTCCACGTTGCCGATCCGAGCCATGGTGAATGACATGTCAGCAGCAGGTATTCCCGCAGCCGTCTCTAATACAGCAGGCACGTATATCTGCAACAACACGATGTACCGGTTGCTCGATCACATTCGAGTAGGGCAACTTCCGATCCGTGCCGGATTTGTACACTTTCCTGCCTCGACAGAGATGGCTGTGTTGCAGCCTTCCGTCCCTTCGCTACCTATACCCGTGATGCTGGATGCGCTGCGGATGATGATCCGCACCATTGTGGCTGAATCGTAG
- a CDS encoding 1,4-dihydroxy-6-naphthoate synthase, whose amino-acid sequence MKIAFSPCPNDTFIFHAWVHGLIPGAPELDVRYADIDITNGLAANPDGPDTPEVMKISYAALPYVLSDYALLPAGGALGRGCGPLVLTANGTTDPAYLSGRRVAVPSERSTAYMLFRLWAAQNVPGGVGEIVVMPFDQIMPAVRDGKIDAGLVIHEARFTYQNYDLKLMTDLGNWWESDTGLPIPLGAIIARRDMDAHALAGWARASVEYAWAHPDESRAYVMEHAQEMDPDVAAQHIGLYVNEFSANLGDDGYGAITALLGRAMKEGLVPEFDLDLLRI is encoded by the coding sequence ATGAAAATTGCATTTTCCCCTTGTCCAAATGATACATTTATCTTTCACGCGTGGGTGCACGGGCTGATCCCGGGCGCACCTGAGCTGGATGTCCGGTATGCTGATATTGATATTACCAATGGTCTGGCGGCTAATCCGGATGGACCCGACACACCTGAAGTGATGAAAATATCTTATGCAGCACTGCCATACGTGTTATCTGACTACGCTCTGCTTCCTGCTGGAGGTGCACTCGGCAGAGGATGTGGTCCGCTGGTTCTGACCGCAAACGGTACGACCGATCCAGCCTATCTGTCTGGACGACGAGTTGCTGTGCCGAGCGAACGCTCAACAGCATATATGTTGTTCCGTCTATGGGCAGCACAAAATGTTCCTGGCGGCGTAGGTGAGATTGTGGTCATGCCATTTGACCAGATCATGCCTGCTGTGCGGGACGGCAAGATCGATGCCGGACTTGTCATCCATGAAGCACGCTTCACGTACCAGAACTATGATCTCAAACTGATGACGGATCTTGGTAACTGGTGGGAAAGCGATACCGGTCTTCCGATTCCGCTCGGAGCAATCATTGCACGTCGCGACATGGATGCTCACGCCCTCGCCGGATGGGCACGCGCCTCCGTTGAATATGCATGGGCGCACCCGGATGAGTCGAGAGCATACGTGATGGAACATGCTCAAGAAATGGATCCTGACGTAGCTGCACAGCATATCGGACTGTATGTTAACGAATTCAGCGCTAATCTGGGCGATGATGGCTACGGTGCGATTACTGCACTACTTGGACGCGCCATGAAAGAAGGACTCGTTCCTGAGTTCGATCTTGATCTGTTGCGGATCTAA
- a CDS encoding futalosine hydrolase has protein sequence MNEHKQDEEQNNERNASFISSGHHGDLIGETITSGTSDISSVPANSSQRVLIVTAVDAEKDAVLRGLGDTAAERFDVIAAGVGPASAAAGTAATLAYAVAAASTSALAHGSTAPSPSDVAQTSATSSKPGPLAGAGYSPAYRLVISAGIGGGFPGRADVGSLVVADAMVAADLGSQTPDGFLSVDELGFGSSIVAADAELAARLRHELQRAGLAVSGGTAVTVSTATGTAETAAELLRRVPDAAAEGMEGFGVATAAQQFGVPALELRAISNAVGPRDRDAWRIKDALDALQAASSILREVITS, from the coding sequence ATGAATGAACATAAGCAAGATGAAGAGCAGAATAATGAACGAAACGCATCATTCATAAGTAGTGGACATCACGGGGATTTAATTGGGGAAACAATCACTTCAGGCACTTCAGATATAAGTTCGGTCCCAGCAAATTCATCACAACGTGTGTTAATTGTCACCGCGGTGGATGCGGAAAAAGATGCAGTTCTCCGCGGCTTGGGCGACACGGCCGCGGAACGTTTTGACGTCATTGCTGCGGGCGTTGGCCCAGCCTCGGCCGCTGCGGGAACAGCCGCTACATTGGCATATGCCGTAGCGGCTGCGAGCACAAGTGCGTTGGCGCACGGTTCCACCGCGCCAAGCCCATCGGATGTGGCACAGACATCTGCCACATCTTCAAAGCCGGGGCCCCTTGCCGGGGCCGGATATTCACCAGCCTACAGGCTGGTGATCAGTGCCGGCATCGGCGGCGGGTTCCCCGGCCGGGCGGACGTCGGCTCCCTTGTGGTAGCCGACGCCATGGTTGCTGCCGATCTGGGCTCGCAGACGCCAGACGGCTTCCTTAGTGTGGACGAGCTCGGATTCGGCTCGTCCATTGTGGCGGCGGACGCGGAGCTTGCCGCTCGCCTGCGCCATGAGCTGCAGCGGGCCGGGCTCGCTGTCAGCGGAGGCACTGCGGTCACCGTGTCCACGGCGACCGGAACAGCGGAGACGGCCGCGGAGCTATTGCGCCGCGTGCCGGATGCCGCCGCCGAAGGCATGGAAGGCTTCGGCGTGGCAACAGCTGCCCAGCAGTTCGGCGTGCCAGCACTCGAACTGCGGGCCATATCCAACGCGGTCGGTCCACGCGACCGCGACGCTTGGCGCATCAAGGATGCCCTCGATGCGCTCCAGGCTGCAAGTTCCATTTTACGGGAGGTTATTACATCATGA